In Aegilops tauschii subsp. strangulata cultivar AL8/78 chromosome 3, Aet v6.0, whole genome shotgun sequence, one genomic interval encodes:
- the LOC109770012 gene encoding uncharacterized protein isoform X4, producing MAPPPLDDLTHLLAEVASCLSRPPGGAGPSSVAGDSLSASVSSLAAALNPRAAAPASSGTRVLDAALSLMCFDPQEVDRARLDCLVRTAVSALSDPTSCRVARTDDRAEMLCVGSSVSPRDCRELVRSCAALVEKLWGRDAAGHSYDLLHAAVKTALLSPRYQCLFPSPYYREDGESSCEMGTISLDVTTHPSYQVLPNDGSIPPSYAWYSYTWTNIVLALALRMLYDIRLH from the exons ATGGCGCCTCCTCCCCTAGACGACCTCACGCACCTGCTCGCCGAGGTGGCTTCCTGCCTCTCCCGCCCTCCCGGCGGCGCGGGCCCCTCCTCCGTGGCCGGCGACTCACTCTCCGCCTCCGTCTCCTCCCTCGCGGCTGCCCTCaacccccgcgccgccgcccctgcctccTCCGGAACCAGGGTCCTCGACGCCGCGCTCTCCCTCATGTGCTTCGACCCACAGGAG GTGGATAGGGCTCGCCTGGACTGCCTCGTCCGCACCGCAGTCTCCGCGCTCTCCGATCCGACCTCGTGCCGAGTGGCCCGGACCGACGACCGCGCCGAGATGCTCTGCGTCGGGAGCTCCGTCTCGCCCCGGGACTGCCGCGAGCTGGTCCGCTCTTGCGCCGCCCTCGTCGAGAAATTGTGGGGCCGTGATG CTGCGGGGCATTCCTATGACCTGTTGCATGCTGCTGTGAAAACAGCCCTGTTATCCCCTCGTTACCAGTGTCTCTTTCCTTCGCCATATTACAGAGAAGATGGAGAAAGCAGTTGCGAGATGGGTACCATTTCTCTGGATGTAACAACCCATCCATCTTATCAAGTGCTTCCCAATGATGGCTCAATCCCGCCGAGTTATGCTTGGTACAGTTATACATGGACCAACATAGTACTAGCATTAGCTTTAAGGATGTTGTATGATATTCGTTTACATTGA
- the LOC109770012 gene encoding uncharacterized protein isoform X5: MAPPPLDDLTHLLAEVASCLSRPPGGAGPSSVAGDSLSASVSSLAAALNPRAAAPASSGTRVLDAALSLMCFDPQEVDRARLDCLVRTAVSALSDPTSCRVARTDDRAEMLCVGSSVSPRDCRELVRSCAALVEKLWGRDEKMEKAVARWVPFLWM, encoded by the exons ATGGCGCCTCCTCCCCTAGACGACCTCACGCACCTGCTCGCCGAGGTGGCTTCCTGCCTCTCCCGCCCTCCCGGCGGCGCGGGCCCCTCCTCCGTGGCCGGCGACTCACTCTCCGCCTCCGTCTCCTCCCTCGCGGCTGCCCTCaacccccgcgccgccgcccctgcctccTCCGGAACCAGGGTCCTCGACGCCGCGCTCTCCCTCATGTGCTTCGACCCACAGGAG GTGGATAGGGCTCGCCTGGACTGCCTCGTCCGCACCGCAGTCTCCGCGCTCTCCGATCCGACCTCGTGCCGAGTGGCCCGGACCGACGACCGCGCCGAGATGCTCTGCGTCGGGAGCTCCGTCTCGCCCCGGGACTGCCGCGAGCTGGTCCGCTCTTGCGCCGCCCTCGTCGAGAAATTGTGGGGCCGTGATG AGAAGATGGAGAAAGCAGTTGCGAGATGGGTACCATTTCTCTGGATGTAA
- the LOC109770012 gene encoding uncharacterized protein isoform X7, producing MAPPPLDDLTHLLAEVASCLSRPPGGAGPSSVAGDSLSASVSSLAAALNPRAAAPASSGTRVLDAALSLMCFDPQEVDRARLDCLVRTAVSALSDPTSCRVARTDDRAEMLCVGSSVSPRDCRELVRSCAALVEKLWGRDGVWVLC from the exons ATGGCGCCTCCTCCCCTAGACGACCTCACGCACCTGCTCGCCGAGGTGGCTTCCTGCCTCTCCCGCCCTCCCGGCGGCGCGGGCCCCTCCTCCGTGGCCGGCGACTCACTCTCCGCCTCCGTCTCCTCCCTCGCGGCTGCCCTCaacccccgcgccgccgcccctgcctccTCCGGAACCAGGGTCCTCGACGCCGCGCTCTCCCTCATGTGCTTCGACCCACAGGAG GTGGATAGGGCTCGCCTGGACTGCCTCGTCCGCACCGCAGTCTCCGCGCTCTCCGATCCGACCTCGTGCCGAGTGGCCCGGACCGACGACCGCGCCGAGATGCTCTGCGTCGGGAGCTCCGTCTCGCCCCGGGACTGCCGCGAGCTGGTCCGCTCTTGCGCCGCCCTCGTCGAGAAATTGTGGGGCCGTGATG
- the LOC109770012 gene encoding uncharacterized protein isoform X6 encodes MAPPPLDDLTHLLAEVASCLSRPPGGAGPSSVAGDSLSASVSSLAAALNPRAAAPASSGTRVLDAALSLMCFDPQEVDRARLDCLVRTAVSALSDPTSCRVARTDDRAEMLCVGSSVSPRDCRELVRSCAALVEKLWGRDGPFCGITTHQF; translated from the exons ATGGCGCCTCCTCCCCTAGACGACCTCACGCACCTGCTCGCCGAGGTGGCTTCCTGCCTCTCCCGCCCTCCCGGCGGCGCGGGCCCCTCCTCCGTGGCCGGCGACTCACTCTCCGCCTCCGTCTCCTCCCTCGCGGCTGCCCTCaacccccgcgccgccgcccctgcctccTCCGGAACCAGGGTCCTCGACGCCGCGCTCTCCCTCATGTGCTTCGACCCACAGGAG GTGGATAGGGCTCGCCTGGACTGCCTCGTCCGCACCGCAGTCTCCGCGCTCTCCGATCCGACCTCGTGCCGAGTGGCCCGGACCGACGACCGCGCCGAGATGCTCTGCGTCGGGAGCTCCGTCTCGCCCCGGGACTGCCGCGAGCTGGTCCGCTCTTGCGCCGCCCTCGTCGAGAAATTGTGGGGCCGTGATG